One Natrinema longum genomic window carries:
- a CDS encoding DUF7553 family protein, translating to MNKHFDDSRYYLTRAADHARLGVSESLAAPVARVRTLLGREPEPAPSRVDGVLAAVTALETRATTRTRRTVGSLRERVGAGRSSESDDDR from the coding sequence ATGAACAAACACTTCGACGACAGCCGATACTACCTCACCCGCGCCGCCGACCACGCCCGCCTCGGCGTGTCCGAATCCCTCGCCGCTCCCGTGGCTCGCGTTCGAACCCTTCTCGGCCGAGAGCCGGAACCCGCCCCCAGCCGCGTCGACGGCGTCCTGGCGGCCGTGACCGCACTCGAGACGCGAGCGACGACGCGGACCCGCCGGACGGTCGGGTCGCTGCGTGAGCGGGTGGGTGCGGGTCGCTCGAGCGAATCGGACGACGATCGGTGA
- a CDS encoding PaaI family thioesterase, which translates to MTDGPADASGWPEWESFVQRHGYLSWLDLEVEHLEDGRAVLVIEQDEDFENPVGNDGHDPVHGGIVATLIDTSSAFALRTTFENPADAFLTTTDLNVSYLRPATGDLRAEAEVLRAGGSTGVTDVTVSGADGEAAVGRTTYRLFRDGIGEE; encoded by the coding sequence ATGACCGACGGACCGGCGGACGCATCGGGCTGGCCGGAGTGGGAGTCGTTCGTCCAGCGTCACGGCTACCTGTCGTGGCTCGACCTCGAGGTCGAACACCTCGAGGACGGACGAGCAGTCCTGGTGATCGAACAGGACGAGGACTTCGAGAACCCGGTCGGCAACGACGGACACGATCCGGTCCACGGTGGCATCGTCGCGACGCTGATCGATACCTCGAGCGCGTTCGCTCTGCGGACGACGTTCGAGAATCCCGCCGATGCGTTCCTGACGACGACCGACCTCAACGTCTCCTATCTGCGACCGGCGACTGGCGACCTGCGAGCCGAAGCCGAGGTGCTCCGGGCCGGCGGTTCGACCGGCGTCACCGACGTCACCGTCAGCGGCGCGGACGGCGAGGCCGCCGTCGGTCGCACTACCTACCGCTTGTTCCGCGATGGGATCGGGGAGGAGTGA
- a CDS encoding Lrp/AsnC family transcriptional regulator, whose protein sequence is MSDESPNWEFKDRDIAILSELSNDPQLSSRELTQVLESEYDIDVSHVTVSESIRRMRDEGVFREAIIPNEEYYIFALFEFKFNPEHFADNWRDAMEYVKADKHTLFFFLSDGEYQWKTVMMFRDREEISKWIHDCYRDYGTVIANIRNSAVHNVLKFQTDPRIFEELGDDQEE, encoded by the coding sequence ATGAGCGACGAATCACCGAACTGGGAATTCAAAGATCGCGATATCGCGATCCTCAGCGAACTCTCGAACGATCCGCAGTTGTCCTCGCGCGAACTGACGCAAGTACTCGAGTCCGAATACGACATCGACGTCTCCCACGTCACCGTCAGCGAGTCGATCCGGCGGATGCGCGACGAGGGCGTCTTCCGCGAGGCGATCATCCCGAACGAGGAGTACTACATCTTCGCGCTGTTCGAATTCAAGTTCAACCCCGAACACTTCGCCGACAACTGGCGCGACGCCATGGAGTACGTCAAGGCGGACAAACACACCCTGTTTTTCTTCCTCTCGGACGGGGAGTACCAGTGGAAAACGGTGATGATGTTTCGGGACCGCGAAGAGATCTCCAAGTGGATCCACGACTGTTATCGGGATTACGGAACGGTCATCGCGAACATTCGAAATTCGGCGGTCCACAACGTCCTCAAGTTCCAGACCGACCCACGGATCTTCGAAGAGCTCGGCGACGATCAGGAGGAGTGA
- a CDS encoding DUF262 domain-containing protein produces the protein METKRISEVVQNVNYSYLLPAIQREFVWETDDIVDLFDSLLRDYPIGALLQWNLSADAAESQPKYQFVTHYINEPSFPPSLTTPTHRNPPYESDDPLPSPVKLVLDGQQRLTALNIGLKGSYFERKHGHRRDTASSWVQKRLYLNLLSDPTTVDSELGNKYDFSFRAERSVTRNAYWYPVNRILSISDSDEFYSERQEIERRIRELVSDAPDGKNPDSLVLNAQRNFEDLHRAVHKDEKLHFFTEDEDDITRVRDVFVRINQGGVTPNRSEILLSLMTSCWQQEPPAINARDEVHSMVDELNGSIDGGNSPFNTKHVQKVLLASNENEIQYRFDNYTLELLRELKEIWLTDTFETTMNQLARLFESYYPTVAHILSPALYTPVAYYLYQNGNPSLDPTSVDGRERRESILYYICAARLNGFTRQSSNQIAERVRDVIRDSEGTTFPIDEISEEVESSYGSSLRFTDEKIETLFEELRYGKRGVQFLLQLSHYPDEPARGKDYEIDHIIPKSVLPDDADADRVGNLQLLVDKTNRMKSDDDFQEWLRSRTESYRTTHHIPDGATEMTFEEFVEHREQQIKAHILDQQPL, from the coding sequence ATGGAAACGAAGCGGATCTCGGAAGTCGTCCAAAACGTTAATTATTCGTATCTTCTCCCCGCTATTCAGCGGGAATTCGTCTGGGAGACGGACGACATCGTGGATCTGTTCGATTCGTTACTTCGGGACTACCCGATCGGTGCGTTGCTTCAGTGGAATCTCTCCGCGGACGCCGCCGAGTCGCAGCCGAAGTATCAGTTCGTCACACACTATATTAACGAACCGAGCTTTCCACCATCGCTGACGACACCGACACATAGAAATCCGCCATACGAATCCGACGATCCGCTTCCGTCACCAGTCAAGTTAGTCCTCGACGGGCAACAGCGGCTCACCGCGTTGAACATCGGTCTCAAAGGATCGTATTTCGAACGAAAGCATGGCCACCGGCGTGATACGGCCAGTTCGTGGGTCCAAAAACGACTGTATCTCAATCTGCTCTCCGACCCAACGACTGTCGACTCCGAACTCGGTAACAAGTACGATTTCTCTTTTCGTGCTGAACGGTCGGTGACACGGAACGCATACTGGTATCCCGTAAACAGGATCCTCTCGATTTCCGATAGCGACGAGTTTTATTCCGAGCGTCAGGAGATAGAGCGTCGCATTCGCGAGTTGGTCTCCGATGCTCCGGACGGAAAGAATCCGGATTCCCTCGTCCTGAACGCCCAGCGAAACTTCGAGGATCTCCATCGTGCGGTCCACAAAGACGAGAAACTCCACTTCTTTACGGAAGACGAGGACGACATCACTCGAGTCCGAGACGTCTTCGTCCGGATAAATCAGGGGGGCGTGACACCGAACAGATCGGAAATCTTGTTGTCGCTTATGACGAGTTGTTGGCAACAGGAGCCACCTGCGATCAACGCTCGCGACGAGGTTCACTCGATGGTCGACGAACTGAACGGGTCGATCGACGGGGGAAACTCCCCGTTCAATACGAAACACGTTCAAAAGGTCTTGTTGGCCAGTAACGAAAACGAAATTCAGTACCGATTCGACAATTATACCCTCGAGTTGCTCCGCGAACTCAAAGAGATCTGGTTGACGGACACCTTCGAAACGACGATGAACCAGCTCGCCAGGTTGTTCGAGAGTTATTATCCGACGGTTGCTCACATCCTGAGCCCGGCACTGTACACACCCGTCGCGTACTATCTCTATCAAAACGGGAATCCGTCGCTCGACCCGACTTCGGTCGACGGACGCGAACGACGCGAGTCGATCCTCTACTATATTTGTGCGGCCCGACTGAACGGCTTCACGAGACAGTCGTCAAACCAGATCGCAGAGCGCGTCCGGGACGTGATCCGAGATAGTGAGGGGACGACGTTCCCCATCGATGAGATCAGTGAGGAGGTGGAATCGAGCTACGGGAGTTCCCTTCGGTTCACGGATGAAAAGATAGAAACGCTGTTCGAGGAACTTCGGTATGGAAAACGAGGCGTTCAGTTTTTGCTACAGCTATCTCACTATCCCGATGAGCCAGCGCGGGGGAAAGACTACGAGATCGATCACATCATTCCCAAGTCCGTTTTGCCCGATGACGCGGACGCAGACCGCGTCGGGAACTTACAGTTGTTGGTCGATAAAACGAACCGGATGAAATCCGACGACGACTTTCAGGAGTGGCTGCGATCGCGGACTGAATCGTATAGGACGACACATCACATTCCAGACGGTGCGACGGAAATGACCTTCGAGGAGTTCGTCGAGCACAGAGAACAGCAAATCAAGGCACACATTCTCGACCAACAACCACTGTAG
- a CDS encoding alpha/beta fold hydrolase, producing the protein MVDHETWSERQSSTTVAVDGHDLEVAYYEDGPDESDGPPVVFVHGIPTWSFLWRDIVPAIADDRRTIAPDLVGYGNSAMHDGFDRSIRAQEAMLEALLADLDVDRIALVAHDIGGGVALRFAAHNPEMVDQLVLSNAVCYDSWPVEFVSNLGLPSTAEIGREELEGRLDAAFVEGAYGEADPEFIAGMKAPWLTDEGHVSLVRNAVSTNTNHTMEIDYGAITAETLLLWGEDDVMQPYDYAEQLATDIPAAELAPLSEAYHWVPEDQSDAYADRLGEFLTESNT; encoded by the coding sequence ATGGTCGATCACGAGACGTGGAGCGAGCGACAATCGTCGACGACGGTCGCGGTCGACGGCCACGACCTCGAGGTGGCCTACTACGAGGACGGCCCCGACGAGAGCGACGGGCCGCCGGTGGTCTTCGTCCACGGCATCCCGACGTGGTCGTTCCTCTGGCGCGATATCGTCCCCGCGATCGCCGACGATCGACGCACGATCGCACCGGATCTGGTCGGCTACGGCAACTCCGCGATGCACGACGGCTTCGATCGCTCGATTCGCGCCCAAGAGGCGATGCTCGAGGCCCTGCTCGCGGATCTCGATGTCGATCGGATCGCACTGGTCGCCCACGACATCGGTGGCGGCGTCGCCCTGCGATTTGCCGCACACAATCCCGAGATGGTCGATCAGCTCGTCCTCTCGAACGCGGTCTGTTACGACTCCTGGCCGGTCGAGTTCGTCTCGAACCTGGGACTGCCGTCGACCGCCGAGATAGGGCGTGAGGAACTCGAAGGGCGACTCGACGCGGCGTTCGTCGAGGGGGCGTACGGTGAGGCCGATCCCGAATTCATCGCGGGAATGAAAGCACCGTGGCTCACCGACGAGGGCCACGTGTCACTCGTTCGCAATGCAGTCTCGACGAACACGAACCACACGATGGAGATCGACTACGGCGCGATCACCGCAGAGACGCTGCTGTTGTGGGGCGAAGACGACGTGATGCAACCCTACGACTACGCCGAGCAACTGGCCACAGACATTCCGGCGGCCGAACTCGCGCCGCTGTCGGAGGCCTACCACTGGGTTCCCGAGGACCAATCGGACGCGTACGCCGACCGCCTCGGCGAGTTTTTGACCGAATCGAACACATAA
- a CDS encoding 3-hydroxyacyl-CoA dehydrogenase/enoyl-CoA hydratase family protein: MSLESIDRVAVLGAGNMGHGITEVTAMAGYDVTMRDIKDEFVEDGYESIKWSLEKLEEKEMIDESAEEVLSRIDTTTDLEEAVADADLVIEAAPEELDLKHEIFTDLEEYTSGDTLLATNTSSLPISDIAEAVDTPERVLGLHFFNPPVKMDLVEVIYGEDTSDEAAEAGYEWVESIGKTPIYVRKDVRGFVVNTIVGPFGGEPAFMVSNDEATIREADATMAHERGYPMGPFELGDLTGIDVGYHVRKEGDSPIPPITEEKVEAGDLGQKTGKGFYDYEDGDGADYEPEDAGDFDWLRVEARMINRAAFLVGEGVATPEEVDTGVQLGLGFPEGICRRGDKIGLETVLEKLETLYEETGADRFEPHPYLEELVEEGKTGEEAGAGFYDYGDDELGPYHDLNYELEDGVLQVELDRPSRMNALSEDLLSEIDDLFSSVDTDEVRVATIEGSGDRAFSAGADISGFADTAPTDMMDVTPGFETVNEFPRPVLAKIDGFCLGGGLELALACDLRIATERSSFGAPEIGLGLIPGGGGTQRLTRILGETRAKELVFRGNHIDADRAEDWGLINRSVEREDFDDTVGEFLDDLRSGPPIGLKVAKKVMNEGQDASLDAALVMESQGFGLLSSTDDVLEGTAAFAEDREPEFEGK; encoded by the coding sequence ATGTCACTCGAAAGCATTGACCGTGTTGCGGTGCTGGGCGCGGGGAACATGGGGCACGGAATTACGGAAGTCACGGCAATGGCCGGCTACGACGTCACGATGCGGGACATCAAAGACGAGTTCGTCGAGGACGGCTACGAGTCGATCAAGTGGAGCCTCGAGAAACTCGAGGAGAAGGAGATGATCGACGAGTCGGCCGAGGAGGTCCTCTCGCGGATCGACACGACGACGGATCTCGAAGAGGCCGTCGCCGACGCCGACCTCGTCATCGAGGCCGCACCCGAAGAGCTCGACCTGAAACACGAGATCTTCACGGACCTCGAGGAGTACACCAGCGGCGACACGCTGCTGGCGACGAATACCTCGAGCCTGCCGATCTCGGACATCGCGGAGGCCGTCGACACGCCCGAGCGCGTGCTCGGTCTGCACTTCTTCAACCCGCCGGTGAAGATGGACCTCGTCGAAGTCATCTACGGCGAGGACACCAGCGACGAGGCCGCCGAGGCCGGCTACGAGTGGGTCGAGTCGATCGGCAAGACGCCGATCTACGTCCGCAAGGACGTTCGTGGCTTCGTCGTCAACACCATCGTCGGACCCTTCGGCGGCGAACCCGCCTTTATGGTCTCGAACGACGAGGCGACGATCCGCGAGGCCGACGCGACGATGGCCCACGAGCGGGGCTACCCGATGGGGCCGTTCGAACTCGGCGACCTCACTGGTATCGACGTCGGCTACCACGTCCGCAAGGAGGGCGACAGCCCGATCCCGCCGATCACCGAGGAGAAAGTCGAGGCCGGTGACCTCGGCCAGAAGACCGGCAAGGGCTTCTACGACTACGAGGACGGCGACGGTGCCGACTACGAACCCGAGGACGCGGGCGACTTCGACTGGCTCCGCGTCGAGGCCCGTATGATCAACCGCGCGGCCTTCCTCGTCGGCGAGGGCGTCGCGACCCCCGAAGAAGTCGACACCGGCGTCCAGCTCGGGCTGGGCTTCCCCGAGGGCATCTGCCGACGCGGCGACAAGATCGGCCTCGAGACGGTCCTCGAGAAACTCGAGACGCTCTACGAGGAGACGGGCGCGGACCGGTTCGAGCCCCATCCCTACCTCGAGGAACTCGTCGAGGAGGGCAAGACCGGAGAGGAGGCCGGCGCTGGCTTCTACGACTACGGCGACGACGAACTCGGTCCCTACCACGACCTGAACTACGAGCTCGAGGACGGCGTCTTGCAGGTCGAACTCGACCGACCGTCCCGGATGAACGCGCTGTCGGAGGATCTGCTCTCCGAGATCGACGACCTGTTCTCCTCGGTCGATACCGACGAGGTACGGGTCGCGACGATCGAGGGATCGGGCGACCGGGCGTTCAGCGCCGGTGCGGACATCTCCGGATTCGCGGATACGGCTCCGACCGATATGATGGACGTCACGCCCGGCTTCGAGACGGTCAACGAGTTCCCCCGGCCCGTCCTCGCGAAGATCGACGGCTTCTGTCTCGGCGGCGGCTTGGAGCTCGCGTTAGCCTGTGACCTGCGGATCGCGACCGAGCGCTCGTCGTTCGGTGCGCCCGAGATCGGCCTCGGACTGATCCCCGGCGGCGGCGGCACGCAGCGGCTCACCCGGATCCTCGGGGAGACCCGCGCGAAGGAACTCGTCTTCCGTGGCAACCACATCGACGCCGACCGCGCGGAGGACTGGGGTCTTATCAACCGCTCCGTCGAGCGAGAGGACTTCGACGACACCGTCGGCGAGTTCCTCGACGACCTCCGTTCGGGCCCGCCGATCGGTCTCAAGGTCGCCAAGAAGGTCATGAACGAGGGGCAAGACGCCAGCCTCGACGCCGCACTGGTCATGGAGAGCCAGGGCTTTGGCCTCCTCTCGAGCACCGACGACGTGCTGGAAGGGACCGCCGCGTTCGCCGAGGACCGCGAGCCCGAGTTCGAGGGCAAGTAA
- a CDS encoding multidrug transporter, whose amino-acid sequence MSSRYPDQSSLVTAFGLIVAMVAVVGTQVFGWEWGASQLAPTIIGVVVAGIAVVVIARRLIR is encoded by the coding sequence ATGTCGTCCAGGTATCCGGACCAATCGTCCCTGGTCACTGCATTCGGCCTCATCGTTGCCATGGTCGCAGTTGTGGGCACGCAGGTCTTTGGCTGGGAGTGGGGAGCAAGTCAACTCGCTCCGACGATCATCGGCGTCGTCGTTGCTGGAATCGCAGTCGTGGTTATTGCGAGGCGACTAATAAGGTAA
- a CDS encoding ATP-dependent helicase yields the protein MDGNEPRELPVADDDLPFDPAETTIGDGDVFELLEPAVQEWWLEEFGEFVPENDGFFTPPQQGAIPKIHEGTNTLVCAPTGSGKTQASFCAIINELYRRDRESAAVDDSADPDPDSVDGLENSVYCLYVSPLKSLANDIHRNLEVPLEGIEAIVDDREGEEMGEIRHAIRHGDTSSSDRQKMLEETPHILNTTPETLAILLNSPKFREKLRTVEYVIVDEIHSLAAGKRGTHLAVSLERLEAMAEGEVTRIGCSATIEPLSRVAEFLVGCEEPSGEAQGASPRDYEIVDARFAREFDMQLECPTDDLINTPREVVQDRFYRMLHDHIQDHTNTLVFTNTRSGAERVLHNLRERFDAYDEDNSGCHHGSLSKEVRQDIEGRLKDGALDVVTTSTSLELGIDMPHVDLVVQVGSPKSVAALLQRIGRAGHRVGQTVTGRVIALDRDELLECAVMLKKATEGFVDSVSIPRNAQDVAAQHVYGMAIAEIRPEADLKAILRRAYPYRNYSEDEYESLMRYLTADYAGLEEKNVYAKVWRDANDPPDGQHHHEAFPVGEPLIGKRGRLARVIYMTNIGTIPDSFTCDVYTRASDDWVGQLDEEYLDTLEKGDVFVLGGDHFEYRYRRGSKVYVDRTSARPTVPSWYSERLPLSYDLGREILAFQGELLARYDDGGPPRVRTWLREFPLDDDSVRAIARLFDHQCQYAGVESVSTTDRLAIEVVRDREEYERHYYIHSTYGRKVNDGLSRLLAYRCAQEATANVRVAVADNGFVLSMPLNRKVDIEGIVADLEAEQVRDNLRASLSGTDLLQRYFRINATRSLMILKRYKGYEKSASEQQVSSEMLLGFAEDLAEFAVIEETYREILEDKLNVDEIEALVRALASDELTVSRRLLDSPTPRAFGLATLSASDVVLAEDESAALQSFHERVLEEIGEESLAGLTAGSDDE from the coding sequence ATGGACGGGAACGAGCCCCGCGAGTTGCCGGTCGCCGACGACGACCTTCCGTTCGATCCGGCCGAGACGACGATCGGGGACGGGGACGTGTTCGAGTTGCTCGAGCCCGCAGTTCAGGAGTGGTGGCTCGAGGAGTTCGGCGAGTTCGTCCCCGAGAACGACGGGTTCTTCACGCCGCCACAGCAGGGTGCGATCCCGAAGATCCACGAGGGGACGAACACGCTGGTCTGTGCGCCGACTGGCAGTGGCAAGACCCAGGCCAGTTTCTGTGCGATTATCAACGAACTCTACCGGCGCGATCGCGAGTCCGCAGCCGTCGACGACTCCGCCGATCCGGACCCGGACTCGGTCGATGGCCTCGAGAACTCTGTCTACTGTCTCTACGTCTCGCCGCTCAAATCGCTCGCAAACGACATTCACCGCAACCTCGAGGTGCCCCTCGAGGGGATCGAAGCGATCGTCGACGACCGGGAAGGCGAGGAGATGGGCGAGATCCGCCACGCAATTCGCCACGGCGATACCTCCTCGAGCGACCGCCAGAAGATGCTCGAGGAGACGCCCCACATCCTCAATACGACGCCCGAAACCCTCGCGATACTTCTCAACTCGCCCAAGTTCCGCGAGAAGCTCCGGACCGTCGAGTACGTCATCGTCGACGAGATCCACTCGCTGGCGGCGGGCAAACGGGGCACCCACCTCGCGGTCAGTCTGGAGCGACTCGAGGCGATGGCCGAGGGCGAGGTTACGCGGATCGGCTGCTCGGCGACGATCGAGCCGCTGTCCCGCGTGGCGGAATTCCTCGTCGGCTGTGAGGAACCCAGCGGCGAGGCACAGGGCGCTTCCCCCCGCGACTACGAGATCGTCGACGCGCGCTTCGCCCGCGAGTTCGACATGCAACTGGAGTGTCCGACCGACGACCTGATCAACACCCCCCGCGAGGTCGTCCAGGATCGGTTCTACCGGATGCTTCACGACCACATCCAGGACCACACGAACACGCTGGTGTTTACGAACACGCGGTCGGGCGCGGAACGGGTCCTCCACAACCTCCGGGAACGCTTCGACGCCTACGACGAGGACAACTCGGGCTGTCACCACGGGAGCCTCTCGAAGGAGGTCAGACAGGACATCGAGGGGCGGCTAAAGGACGGCGCTCTCGACGTGGTCACCACCTCGACCAGCCTCGAGTTGGGGATCGACATGCCCCACGTCGACCTCGTCGTACAGGTCGGCTCGCCCAAGTCCGTCGCAGCCTTGCTCCAGCGGATCGGCCGCGCGGGCCACCGCGTCGGGCAGACCGTCACGGGACGGGTGATCGCGCTCGACCGGGACGAACTCCTCGAGTGTGCGGTCATGCTGAAAAAGGCCACGGAGGGGTTCGTCGATTCCGTGTCGATCCCCCGGAACGCCCAGGACGTGGCCGCCCAGCACGTCTACGGGATGGCGATCGCGGAAATCCGGCCCGAGGCCGATCTGAAGGCGATCCTCCGGCGGGCCTACCCCTACCGCAACTACAGCGAGGACGAGTACGAATCGCTCATGCGATATCTCACCGCCGACTACGCCGGCCTCGAGGAGAAGAACGTCTACGCGAAGGTTTGGCGCGACGCGAACGACCCGCCCGACGGCCAGCACCACCACGAGGCGTTTCCGGTCGGCGAACCGCTGATCGGCAAGCGCGGTCGGCTCGCACGGGTCATCTACATGACCAACATCGGGACGATCCCGGATTCCTTCACCTGCGACGTCTACACGCGTGCGAGCGACGACTGGGTGGGCCAGTTGGACGAGGAGTACCTCGACACCTTGGAGAAGGGCGACGTCTTCGTCCTCGGTGGCGATCACTTCGAGTACCGCTACCGGCGCGGGTCGAAAGTCTACGTCGATCGCACGAGCGCGCGTCCGACCGTCCCCTCGTGGTACTCCGAGCGGCTGCCGCTCTCGTACGATCTGGGCCGCGAGATCCTCGCCTTCCAGGGCGAACTCCTCGCGCGCTACGACGACGGCGGGCCGCCGCGAGTCCGCACGTGGCTCCGGGAGTTTCCGCTGGACGACGACAGCGTGCGGGCCATCGCCCGCCTGTTCGATCACCAGTGTCAGTACGCCGGCGTCGAAAGCGTGAGCACGACCGACCGGCTCGCGATCGAAGTCGTCCGGGATCGCGAGGAGTACGAACGTCACTACTACATTCACTCGACGTACGGCCGCAAGGTCAACGACGGCCTGTCGCGGCTGCTCGCCTATCGCTGTGCTCAGGAGGCGACGGCAAACGTCCGCGTCGCCGTCGCGGACAACGGTTTCGTCCTCTCGATGCCGCTGAACCGAAAGGTCGACATCGAGGGGATCGTCGCCGACCTCGAGGCCGAGCAGGTCCGCGATAACCTCCGAGCCTCCCTCTCGGGGACGGATCTGCTCCAGCGGTACTTCCGGATCAACGCGACCCGCTCGCTGATGATCCTCAAACGCTACAAGGGCTACGAGAAGTCCGCGAGCGAACAGCAAGTTTCCAGTGAGATGCTGCTTGGCTTCGCCGAGGACCTCGCGGAGTTCGCCGTGATCGAGGAGACCTACCGCGAGATCCTCGAGGACAAACTCAACGTCGACGAGATCGAGGCTCTCGTCCGCGCGCTCGCCAGCGACGAACTGACCGTCTCCCGGAGACTCCTCGATTCGCCGACGCCGCGGGCCTTCGGCCTCGCGACGCTCTCGGCCAGCGACGTCGTCCTCGCCGAAGACGAGAGCGCCGCCCTCCAGTCGTTCCACGAGCGCGTGCTCGAGGAGATCGGCGAGGAGTCGCTCGCGGGCCTGACGGCGGGTTCGGACGACGAATAG
- a CDS encoding adenine deaminase C-terminal domain-containing protein, producing MNELQPIALESEGATADLVVEGGRVYCSNRREFLERDVAVVGDRIAALPEDAGSVTGPDTTVVSAADRVVLPGLIDAHTHADIQLIFDRAVPELLATGTTAIVTESSGLGLLFGSRGVETFLERTADCPISTYVTLPPQAFVDTFEPATGSPAELEALSSLLERERVVGVGEIDWIHVVGQDAPIERLYERAREKNAAIVGHGAGCRGDSLRAFATVVDNDHEAISAAGIRERAENGIHVVGRCGSIRDDLAALIEAYPALDPGSVSLSTDGVWPGDLLEGVGMAELVRRLIDAGVEPADAIDAATRNTAEQFGLANRGIVAPGAVADLVVVDDLETMAVETVCAEGEVVVADGDPLVEARTDPYPEYVYDTVSVALERERFTAPLEAAPDGTVRAMTADSGLVTTETTVDAGIVDAGDGREPRLGPDPHNDVLTATLLDRDPATDDRGFTGFLTGYGLESGAIATTGTWESPGLVTVAADTDDAVVAADRVASMGGGFAVARDGEVVADLAMPIAATAAELAPETFATEFDLLEDALREGGVDIDRPLLTVQTLTFPGVPAVKLTPSGYANVRGRSVVGLEPDPARPD from the coding sequence ATGAACGAGTTACAGCCGATCGCCCTCGAGAGCGAGGGCGCGACCGCGGATCTGGTCGTCGAGGGTGGACGGGTCTACTGCTCGAACCGCCGAGAGTTCCTCGAGCGCGACGTCGCGGTCGTCGGTGACCGGATCGCTGCGTTGCCCGAGGACGCGGGTTCGGTCACGGGGCCCGACACGACGGTCGTCTCGGCGGCCGATCGCGTCGTCTTGCCGGGACTGATCGACGCCCACACGCACGCGGACATCCAGCTGATTTTCGATCGCGCGGTCCCGGAACTGCTCGCGACCGGGACGACCGCGATCGTCACCGAGAGCTCCGGGCTGGGGCTGCTGTTCGGAAGCCGTGGGGTCGAGACGTTCCTCGAGCGGACCGCCGACTGTCCGATTTCGACCTACGTGACGCTGCCGCCGCAGGCCTTCGTCGATACGTTCGAGCCGGCGACCGGCTCCCCCGCCGAACTCGAGGCGCTCTCGAGCCTGCTCGAGCGCGAGCGGGTCGTCGGCGTCGGCGAGATCGACTGGATCCACGTCGTCGGGCAGGATGCGCCGATCGAGCGCCTCTACGAGCGCGCCCGCGAGAAAAACGCCGCGATCGTCGGACACGGTGCGGGCTGTCGCGGTGACTCGCTGCGGGCGTTCGCGACCGTCGTGGACAACGACCACGAGGCGATTTCGGCCGCCGGAATCCGTGAACGCGCCGAGAACGGGATCCACGTGGTCGGGCGCTGTGGCTCGATCCGCGACGACCTCGCGGCACTTATCGAGGCGTATCCGGCGCTCGATCCGGGGAGCGTCTCCCTCTCGACCGACGGCGTCTGGCCGGGCGATCTGCTCGAGGGCGTTGGCATGGCCGAACTCGTCCGCCGGCTGATCGATGCCGGGGTGGAGCCGGCCGACGCGATCGACGCCGCGACCCGGAACACGGCGGAGCAGTTCGGACTCGCGAACCGGGGCATCGTCGCACCGGGGGCCGTCGCCGATCTCGTCGTCGTCGACGACCTCGAGACGATGGCCGTCGAAACGGTCTGTGCGGAAGGCGAGGTCGTCGTCGCCGACGGCGATCCGCTCGTCGAGGCCAGAACCGATCCGTACCCGGAGTACGTCTACGACACCGTTTCGGTCGCGCTCGAACGCGAGCGGTTCACCGCACCGCTCGAGGCGGCCCCGGACGGGACGGTTCGTGCGATGACGGCCGATAGTGGCCTCGTGACGACCGAAACGACCGTCGATGCCGGTATCGTCGATGCCGGCGACGGCAGGGAGCCGCGGCTCGGTCCCGACCCGCACAACGACGTCCTCACCGCGACGCTGCTCGACCGGGATCCGGCGACCGATGACCGCGGCTTTACCGGCTTTCTCACCGGCTACGGTCTCGAATCGGGGGCGATCGCGACGACCGGAACCTGGGAGAGCCCCGGGCTGGTGACCGTCGCCGCCGACACCGACGATGCCGTCGTCGCTGCCGACCGGGTCGCGTCGATGGGCGGTGGGTTTGCGGTCGCTCGTGACGGCGAGGTGGTGGCGGATCTCGCGATGCCGATCGCCGCGACCGCCGCCGAACTGGCCCCGGAGACGTTCGCGACAGAGTTCGACCTGCTCGAGGACGCCCTTCGCGAGGGCGGCGTCGACATCGACCGTCCGCTGTTGACCGTCCAGACGCTGACGTTCCCCGGCGTCCCGGCGGTGAAGCTCACGCCGTCGGGCTACGCGAACGTCCGTGGCCGGTCGGTCGTCGGCCTCGAGCCCGATCCGGCCCGTCCCGACTGA